A single Choristoneura fumiferana chromosome 9, NRCan_CFum_1, whole genome shotgun sequence DNA region contains:
- the LOC141430827 gene encoding glucose dehydrogenase [FAD, quinone]-like translates to MASHGAPSLKPIYSNTRIMFSLLPGMGALIIFRLAIHLYRPDIEDAEHRVRDYPFEHLYDCYDFIIVGAGSAGAVLADRLTENPEWNVLLLEAGQDENVLSDIPVMFPVLQTSSIDWQFVTEPSDKYCLGMIDNRCKWPRGKVLGGSSALNAMLYIRGNKRDYDNWAAMGNPGWSYKDVLPYFLKSEDMKIPEYQSDPYHSTGGRLTIENFKYEQPITTNILEAGQELGYNILDVNGEYQTGFTRSHATVRDGLRCSTAKAFLRPAAKRPNLHVSVHSLVEKILIDEHKRAYGVKFVKHGIQKIVKAKREVILSSGALQSPQLLMLSGIGDAEHLKELGIFPISNLPGVGQNLQDHVAMGGNSFLFDNPFTNGSDYCFNLMSVFTITSLIDFSIHKKGPLYSMMEAEAMAFVNTKYQDPREDYPDIQLHIASTADNMDGGIFGKRANGLTDEIYAELYEDVLFQSAFSIVPLLLQPKSRGYLKLRDSNPYSPPRIYANYYSHPDDIKIMIEGARIVAALAEQPALRKLNTRPNPNRITGCAKHRLMSDEHLECLARHHTLTIYHPVGTCAMGPPDDPAAVVDSRLRVYGVKNLRVVDGSIMPKITNGNTNAPIIMIAEKASDMIKEDWYDTKDELTGCISGPYSRQHESKPDDEPSKVNLDNHRPDLFNETSSLFPNLPVDTPLHHTKDSKTTITTSRPPMISREYEARYKEYVPMPDVPEKRQNDLSDILRNDLTPLYQIVYPAKYFMDRNTPTLQSYPYWSADSQSHRRPNQRFLSNTNPFKKYKPTDYPTRPSLSRQFKNALPFKNPFAFKYPPKRPKEEPVVYEMNEVDSPGGQKNCKIWLYYDGVKYEVTL, encoded by the exons ATGGCGAGCCACGGGGCACCGTCCCTGAAACCTATCTATTCTAACACGAGGATCATGTTCAGTCTCCTGCCAGGGATGGGGGCGTTGATCATTTTCCGGCTGGCCATCCATCTGTACAGACCAGATATAGAAGACGCAGAACACCGCGTAAGAGATTACCCTTTTGAACATCTCTACGACTGCTATGACTTCATTATAGTCGGTGCCGGTTCAGCAGGAGCTGTCTTAGCCGATCGACTTACAGAAAATCCAGAATGGAATGTACTACTACTAGAAGCCGGTCAAGACGAGAATGTCCTATCTGATATTCCAGTTATGTTCCCCGTACTCCAAACTTCATCTATCGATTGGCAATTTGTTACGGAACCCAGTGATAAGTATTGTTTGGGTATGATTGATAATCGGTGTAAGTGGCCGCGCGGTAAGGTGCTCGGCGGATCGAGTGCGTTGAACGCGATGCTTTATATCAGAGGAAATAAACGCGATTACGATAACTGGGCCGCAATGGGAAATCCTGGCTGGTCATACAAAGACGTTTTAccgtattttttaaaatccgAAGACATGAAGATCCCTGAATATCAGTCAGATCCGTATCATTCTACTGGTGGTCGGCTtacaattgaaaattttaaatatgaacAACCAATCACAACCAATATTCTGGAAGCTGGTCAAGAATTAGGTTATAATATATTGGACGTTAATGGTGAATATCAGACTGGCTTCACGCGTTCTCATGCGACTGTGCGTGACGGACTGCGGTGCAGTACGGCAAAAGCATTTCTCAGACCGGCTGCAAAAAGGCCTAATTTACACGTAAGTGTTCATTCCCTGGTGGAAAAAATACTAATAGATGAACATAAGAGGGCGTACGGGGTTAAGTTTGTAAAACATGGAATTCAAAAGATTGTTAAAGCCAAAAGAGAAGTCATTCTGTCAAGTGGAGCTCTTCAATCCCCTCAACTGCTGATGCTTTCAGGAATCGGTGACGCCGAACACTTAAAAGAACTAGGCATTTTCCCAATATCAAATCTGCCCGGTGTAGGGCAAAATCTTCAAGACCACGTCGCGATGGGCGGGAACTCTTTTCTCTTCGACAATCCTTTTACTAATGGATCGGACTACTGCTTCAATTTGATGTCCGTATTCACCATAACTAGTTTGATTGACTTTTCCATTCACAAAAAAGGTCCGTTATACAGCATGATGGAAGCTGAAGCGATGGCGTTTGTGAATACAAAGTACCAGGACCCGAGGGAAGACTATCCAGACATTCAGTTGCACATCGCTTCAACCGCTGATAATATGGATGGAGGAATTTTCGGTAAGCGAGCTAACGGTTTGACGGACGAAATTTACGCTGAGCTCTATGAAGATGTCCTGTTCCAGTCAGCATTTTCCATCGTACCGTTGCTTTTGCAACCGAAAAGTAGAGGATATTTGAAGTTAAGAGATTCAAATCCTTATTCACCGCCGCGtatttatgcaaattattacagCCATCCGGACGATATTAAAATTATG ATTGAAGGAGCCCGTATCGTCGCCGCCCTGGCGGAACAGCCGGCACTGCGTAAGCTGAACACTCGCCCAAACCCAAATAGGATTACGGGGTGCGCGAAGCATCGTCTCATGTCTGATGAACACCTGGAGTGCCTGGCAAGACATCACACGTTGACCATCTACCACCCTGTGGGAACCTGTGCCATGGGGCCACCAGACGATCCTGCAGCCGTCGTCGACAGTAGATTGAGG GTGTACGGAGTAAAAAACTTGAGAGTGGTAGATGGAAGCATAATGCCTAAAATAACCAATGGTAACACTAACGCACCTATCATAATGATAGCGGAGAAGGCCTCCGACATGATAAAAGAGGACTGGTATGACACAAAAGATGAACTAACTGGCTGCATCTCCGGCCCATATAGCAGGCAACACGAATCCAAACCAGACGACGAGCCGAGCAAAGTAAATCTCGATAACCACCGTCCAGATTTGTTTAACGAGACAAGCAGCCTGTTCCCTAACCTGCCTGTAGACACACCGTTGCATCACACTAAAGACTCAAAAACCACAATCACAACATCAAGACCTCCTATGATATCTCGAGAGTATGAAGCTAGGTACAAGGAATATGTCCCAATGCCCGACGTGCCAGAAAAACGCCAAAATGATTTAAGCGATATATTACGTAATGATTTGACGCCGTTATATCAAATAGTTTATCCGGCTAAATATTTTATGGACCGTAACACCCCTACTCTTCAGTCTTATCCATATTGGTCTGCAGATTCACAAAGTCATAGAAGGCCAAATCAGCGATTTCTATCGAATACTAATCCATTTAAGAAGTATAAACCTACGGACTATCCAACGAGGCCTTCTCTCTCAAGACAATTTAAGAACGCGTTGCCTTTTAAAAATCCGTTTGCTTTTAAATATCCACCAAAAAGACCGAAAGAAGAGCCAGTGGTCTATGAAATGAATGAAGTGGATTCACCTGGAGGGCagaaaaattgtaaaatatggCTTTATTACGACGGAGTTAAATATGAAGTTACTTTGTAG
- the LOC141431213 gene encoding glucose dehydrogenase [FAD, quinone]-like isoform X2 — protein sequence MAWFVPMLVATIAYFQFDQTDPEGRLTDIEESQMLADYDFIVIGSGSAGAVVANRLSEVGNWNVLLLEAGGDETEISDVPLLAGYLQHSQLDWAYKTEANEHFCLAMREGRCNWPRGKVLGGSSVLNYMLYLRGNKKDYDTWEALGNKGWGYKDVLYYFKKSEDNQNPYLAQTPYHSTGGYLTVSEAPYHTPLATTFVDAGVEMGYINRDINGEKQTGFMVAQGTTRRGSRCSTAKAFLRPAKNRPNLHISMSSFVTKVMIDPRTKIAFGVEFVKNKMIHRIRARKEVILSAGTINSAQLLMLSGIGPAEELTKHRIPVIQNLKVGQNLQDHVALGGLAFTINKDISIVENRLQSVSTMMEYAVLGNGPLTILGGVEGLAFVNTKYANATDDFPDIEFHFISGAASSDGGAQLQKIQGLTEQFYNAVFRPINNKDVWSILPMLLRPKSKGYIQLRSANPHDYPYIYPNYFADDMDMKTLVEGVKIAVALSRTKAFQRFGSALNPNVFPACRALPRFSDVYWECMIRQYTATVYHPVGTAKMGPYWDPDAVVDDELRVYGVKGLRVIDGSIIPVHVSGNTNAPIIMIGEKGSDMIKEFWMIKRRRISRYYH from the exons ATGGCGTGGTTCGTCCCGATGTTGGTGGCGACCATAGCATACTTCCAGTTCGACCAGACCGACCCGGAAGGACGGCTGACAGATATCGAGGAGTCCCAGATGCTGGCTGATTACGACTTTATCGTTATAGGATCTGGTTCCGCAG GCGCCGTGGTAGCCAATAGGCTTTCTGAAGTAGGAAACTGGAATGTTTTACTTTTAGAAGCCGGAGGAGATGAGACAGAAATATCTGATGTCCCGTTATTGGCCGGATATCTGCAACACAGTCAGTTAGACTGGGCTTACAAGACTGAAGCTAATGAACATTTCTGTTTAG CAATGAGAGAAGGCCGATGCAACTGGCCACGTGGAAAAGTATTAGGAGGCAGTTCTGTTTTAAACTACATGCTTTACTTAAGAGGAAATAAGAAGGACTACGACACGTGGGAGGCCCTCGGAAACAAGGGATGGGGCTATAAGGATGTACTTTACTACTTCAAGAAGTCGGAAGACAACCAGAATCCATACTTGGCTCAAACTCCTTATCACAGCACTGGAGGCTACTTAACTGTATCTGAAGCTCCTTACCACACACCCTTAGCAACGACTTTCGTTGACGCCGGAGTGGAGATGGGATATATCAACAGAGACATAAATGGTGAAAAACAAACCGGATTCATGGTGGCTCAGGGTACGACACGACGAGGTAGTCGATGTTCGACAGCCAAGGCTTTCTTGAGACCTGCTAAAAATCGCCCCAATCTTCACATATCTATGAGCTCATTCGTAACCAAAGTCATGATAGATCCAAGAACAAAGATCGCTTTTGGTGTGGaatttgtcaaaaataaaatgattcatCGCATCAGAGCCAGAAAAGAGGTGATACTTTCTGCTGGTACAATAAATTCGGCACAGTTGTTAATGTTATCTGGAATAGGACCAGCAGAAGAGTTGACGAAACATCGAATACCAgtaatacaaaacttaaaagTCGGGCAAAATCTTCAAGATCATGTTGCTCTAGGAGGACTCGCTTTTACGATTAACAAAGACATCTCTATTGTTGAAAACAGACTTCAATCTGTGAGTACTATGATGGAATACGCTGTTTTAGGAAATGGACCTCTGACGATTTTAGGCGGAGTAGAAGGTCTCGCGTTTGTGAATACCAAGTATGCTAACGCAACAGATGACTTTCCTGACAtagaatttcattttataagtGGAGCGGCCAGCTCAGATGGTGGTGCACAGCTGCAAAAAATTCAAGGTCTAACAGAACAATTCTACAATGCAGTTTTTAGGCCTATTAATAATAAGGATGTCTGGTCTATTTTACCCATGCTACTGCGACCTAAAAGTAAAGGTTACATTCAGTTGCGTAGCGCAAATCCGCACGACTATCCCTACATTTACCCCAACTACTTTGCGGATGACATGGATATGAAAACGTTAGTTGAAGGAGTGAAGATTGCTGTGGCTCTATCAAGAACAAAAGCCTTTCAGAGATTTGGGTCTGCGTTAAACCCTAACGTTTTTCCAGCCTGTAGAGCGTTACCGCGTTTCTCTGATGTATATTGGGAGTGTATGATCAGGCAGTATACAGCTACGGTGTACCATCCAGTTGGAACAGCAAAGATGGGGCCTTACTGGGATCCTGATGCAGTGGTGGATGATGAACTAAGAGTATACGGAGTGAAGGGACTGCGTGTCATTGACGGCAGTATCATCCCAGTGCATGTAAGCGGCAACACTAATGCCCCTATCATTATGATTGGCGAAAAAGGCAGTGACATGATCAAAGAGTTCTGGATGATCAAGAGACGAAGAATATCTCGGTACTATCACTGA
- the LOC141431213 gene encoding glucose dehydrogenase [FAD, quinone]-like isoform X1, whose amino-acid sequence MSSLVTAAADAIAGTAVATGMQMAWFVPMLVATIAYFQFDQTDPEGRLTDIEESQMLADYDFIVIGSGSAGAVVANRLSEVGNWNVLLLEAGGDETEISDVPLLAGYLQHSQLDWAYKTEANEHFCLAMREGRCNWPRGKVLGGSSVLNYMLYLRGNKKDYDTWEALGNKGWGYKDVLYYFKKSEDNQNPYLAQTPYHSTGGYLTVSEAPYHTPLATTFVDAGVEMGYINRDINGEKQTGFMVAQGTTRRGSRCSTAKAFLRPAKNRPNLHISMSSFVTKVMIDPRTKIAFGVEFVKNKMIHRIRARKEVILSAGTINSAQLLMLSGIGPAEELTKHRIPVIQNLKVGQNLQDHVALGGLAFTINKDISIVENRLQSVSTMMEYAVLGNGPLTILGGVEGLAFVNTKYANATDDFPDIEFHFISGAASSDGGAQLQKIQGLTEQFYNAVFRPINNKDVWSILPMLLRPKSKGYIQLRSANPHDYPYIYPNYFADDMDMKTLVEGVKIAVALSRTKAFQRFGSALNPNVFPACRALPRFSDVYWECMIRQYTATVYHPVGTAKMGPYWDPDAVVDDELRVYGVKGLRVIDGSIIPVHVSGNTNAPIIMIGEKGSDMIKEFWMIKRRRISRYYH is encoded by the exons ATGAGTTCGCTGGTGACCGCAGCGGCCGACGCCATCGCCGGCACGGCCGTTGCCACAGGTATGCAG ATGGCGTGGTTCGTCCCGATGTTGGTGGCGACCATAGCATACTTCCAGTTCGACCAGACCGACCCGGAAGGACGGCTGACAGATATCGAGGAGTCCCAGATGCTGGCTGATTACGACTTTATCGTTATAGGATCTGGTTCCGCAG GCGCCGTGGTAGCCAATAGGCTTTCTGAAGTAGGAAACTGGAATGTTTTACTTTTAGAAGCCGGAGGAGATGAGACAGAAATATCTGATGTCCCGTTATTGGCCGGATATCTGCAACACAGTCAGTTAGACTGGGCTTACAAGACTGAAGCTAATGAACATTTCTGTTTAG CAATGAGAGAAGGCCGATGCAACTGGCCACGTGGAAAAGTATTAGGAGGCAGTTCTGTTTTAAACTACATGCTTTACTTAAGAGGAAATAAGAAGGACTACGACACGTGGGAGGCCCTCGGAAACAAGGGATGGGGCTATAAGGATGTACTTTACTACTTCAAGAAGTCGGAAGACAACCAGAATCCATACTTGGCTCAAACTCCTTATCACAGCACTGGAGGCTACTTAACTGTATCTGAAGCTCCTTACCACACACCCTTAGCAACGACTTTCGTTGACGCCGGAGTGGAGATGGGATATATCAACAGAGACATAAATGGTGAAAAACAAACCGGATTCATGGTGGCTCAGGGTACGACACGACGAGGTAGTCGATGTTCGACAGCCAAGGCTTTCTTGAGACCTGCTAAAAATCGCCCCAATCTTCACATATCTATGAGCTCATTCGTAACCAAAGTCATGATAGATCCAAGAACAAAGATCGCTTTTGGTGTGGaatttgtcaaaaataaaatgattcatCGCATCAGAGCCAGAAAAGAGGTGATACTTTCTGCTGGTACAATAAATTCGGCACAGTTGTTAATGTTATCTGGAATAGGACCAGCAGAAGAGTTGACGAAACATCGAATACCAgtaatacaaaacttaaaagTCGGGCAAAATCTTCAAGATCATGTTGCTCTAGGAGGACTCGCTTTTACGATTAACAAAGACATCTCTATTGTTGAAAACAGACTTCAATCTGTGAGTACTATGATGGAATACGCTGTTTTAGGAAATGGACCTCTGACGATTTTAGGCGGAGTAGAAGGTCTCGCGTTTGTGAATACCAAGTATGCTAACGCAACAGATGACTTTCCTGACAtagaatttcattttataagtGGAGCGGCCAGCTCAGATGGTGGTGCACAGCTGCAAAAAATTCAAGGTCTAACAGAACAATTCTACAATGCAGTTTTTAGGCCTATTAATAATAAGGATGTCTGGTCTATTTTACCCATGCTACTGCGACCTAAAAGTAAAGGTTACATTCAGTTGCGTAGCGCAAATCCGCACGACTATCCCTACATTTACCCCAACTACTTTGCGGATGACATGGATATGAAAACGTTAGTTGAAGGAGTGAAGATTGCTGTGGCTCTATCAAGAACAAAAGCCTTTCAGAGATTTGGGTCTGCGTTAAACCCTAACGTTTTTCCAGCCTGTAGAGCGTTACCGCGTTTCTCTGATGTATATTGGGAGTGTATGATCAGGCAGTATACAGCTACGGTGTACCATCCAGTTGGAACAGCAAAGATGGGGCCTTACTGGGATCCTGATGCAGTGGTGGATGATGAACTAAGAGTATACGGAGTGAAGGGACTGCGTGTCATTGACGGCAGTATCATCCCAGTGCATGTAAGCGGCAACACTAATGCCCCTATCATTATGATTGGCGAAAAAGGCAGTGACATGATCAAAGAGTTCTGGATGATCAAGAGACGAAGAATATCTCGGTACTATCACTGA